TCGGCTGGCAGGGCGAGAGCGTTTCCGTCCAGACTGAAGACTGGCGCAAAGTCGAAAAGCTCGAAGTGCTTCACGTCATCACTTCGCTCCTCGCACTCATCTTGTCAAGCTCTCCTACGCGAAAGATTGTCTGCGATGGAGACTGAAGCGCCTAACGTCGAACATCAATAACTGTCTGCATTGGGCTGAACTGCGACTGTCGCAGCCTGGCCAGGAGCTGACGTTCGTGAATGCCTGCTCCCAGAGCATGAACTTCACGCCTCTGTTGACTCAGTTTCCAGTGAACGAGCTTCTGCAACGGAAACCTGCATGTACGCGGATGCCAAAGGCGCTCCGCGTGGACACGACTCAATCCGGCGCTATGCCGTGGGAAATCGCTCCGCGATGTCTTCGAGTGGCATCCGCAGTGCGTTGGTCAGATAGCTGACTGTTCGATAGAAACCTGCCAGCATCAGGAGTTCCATCAAGGCGTTCTCGGGGAAGGTGGCACTGAGGCTCGCCCAGAGTTGGTCATCGATATCGCAGTGCGAGTGCAGTGCATCACAGACGCGAATCAGCAGTTTCTCCTCGTCGCTCCAGCAGGCATCTGCTGCCGAGCCGAGCACGGTCGAGCGAACCTGCTCGTGAGTGAGTTCGGCCAGCTTCGCAAAGCCGGTTACGTGGACCCCCCATTCGTATTCAGAGCGACACAGGGCCGTCGTGCGGTCAATTACGATTTCCCTTTGCCGTATTGTCAAATGACCGCGATCCAACAGACTGCCGGAGAAGAACTTCCTGGCCAGACGAGGATCGCGGGCCAAGGTCGCGAAAAGCCATAGCGGCGGACGACCCTTCATGGTCTTGTCGATGCGCTCCGCAATATCGGACTCAAAGGGGGGTTGTGCGGGGGCGATGCGTGCTGTCATGTATTGCCTTCCAGAAAGTGCAGGTTGGAGCAACCGCCAACCGGTGCCCCTAACCTGAAGTTCAGGCTATATTGCGCGCTGTATAAAGTAAAGCAAACGTATGACACCCGTTATTGACAAACCAGTCCGAGGCTCCAAGTCAGGACGCCCCCTCATGGTCGCCCTGGATCTGCTAGGAAGACGGACTACGCTGCGGATTCTTTGGGAGTTGCAGTCCGGCTCGCTGACATTCCGCGCTTTGCTGGACGCTTGCGAGACAAACACCCGTCTATTGAACATTCGACTCGGCGAACTGCGTGAGGTGGGCTTGGTGGATCACGCGGAGGGGGGTTACCGACTCACGGAAGAAGGCCGGAAGCTGGGAAGTGCCCTCAAGCCCCTGACACAGTGGGCTGATCAATGGGGGCACCGGATGCGAGATCAGGCCAAAGCCGACGCGGCGGCATCTGATTCTGCCGACTAAACTGTGGATTCTCCTCAGATTTCGTGCAGGGAAAGGAAGGCATCCTCTGCGCATCTAGCACTGAACCTGATCTTTTGGAATTCCACTTAGGAACCGCGGACACCGGCTGCCAAAGCGCTGAGGCGGCAACCAGCCCGAAGCAGTGACCTGAGAGAAAGCCATCCAGGACTGCCTCTGGCCGGATGCTCCATTCACTTGCGACCCCGAAATCAGGCGCAGGACGATTTGGCACTCACATCGAATGTCTGCTCCGGGAATTCATGACGCCCGCAGCCTCCCTGTCATGAGCTGGCCTGAGGGGTCTGAAACGAATAATTCCCGAGCAATCCAGCCTGAACTTGCTCGCGGCTTAATGAACCCACAGCACCTCAAACTGCTGTCGGACTTGAGCGACCTGTATCGACACCTCATCACCTTCGCACTTACCCAGCATATCCCTGCCCAGGGGGGCTTTGCTGCTGATGACCTGGATGAGTTCAGTGCCGATGAACAACTTCATGTTCCCCCCATCCGGGCCGAGAAAGAGCTGTTGTTGCTTGTCGTCTGAATCCACCAGGCAGATCAGTGCGCCGAGTTGTATACCTTTGCTGGCGTTGTAGGGCAGCGGGCGGAACTGGCGCCAATTGGCCATCGCTTGGCGGATGGCTTCTGCGCGACGAGCTTGGCCAGCAGCCAGGTAGGAAGCTTCGAGACCCAATGTGTCGTATTTGTTCTCGGCGATATTTTCCTCATGGGTCGCCGCTTCATGGGCAACCCTCGCTGCCTGCTCGACTTGCAGAAGATCCTCGGCGAGACGTTTCAGCACCTGCTGCTGCAACAACAATTTATCCATAACGAAAAGTGGGCATCTCGAACACGTTGGGGGTCTTGATTATGAGGGCCCCTCCTCCTTTCGACGCCTCTATTGGCTACAGGTCAATGGGTTGTCGGCCCCCGCCCGGCATCCGTGCCCATCACTTGGCCAGCAGTTGCCAGACTGAGCTCCCACGGACTGCATTGAGCAAATACACTGCTTCTCACTCTGCCTCGGGTGATGGCAGCCTCCAAGGCCTTGCTTCAAGCAGATTCCGGATCTCGACTCAAACGCCACTCAATAGAACTACCAAGGAGACCTCAATGAACCGTCGACAGATACTCGCGTCAATTGCCGCCGCAGGTGCGCTCACCACCATGGCAACTGCTCGCGCAGAAGCAGCTTTCCCGCAAAAACCCATTACCTTTGTCGTTCCCTATCTGGCTGGAGGAACGACCGATCTTGTGGCACGAGTCGTGGGCGAGCACATGGCACGCACGCTGGGTCAACCGGTGGTGATCGAGAACAAGCCTGGTGCCGGAGGCAATATCGGCATGGATGTCGTGGCAAAGTCCAAGCCCGACGGCTACACGATCGGTTTCGGAGCCATCTCCACCAATGCGCTCAACCCGCACATCTACAAATCGATGGCGTTTGATCCCCGCAAGGATTTCACGGCGGTTTCCATGCTGGGCTACTCCACCATCGTGCTGGAGGTGGGCAAGAGCTTCCCGGCAAACAATGTGCAGGAGTTCATCGCCTACATCAAAGCAAACCCTGGCCTTCAGTACGGTACTGCCGGCGCCGGAACCAGCATGCACCTGGCTGGCGTGATGTTTGCGCAAATGACTGGCCTGGATACTGTCCATGTGCCCTATAAAGGTAGCGTACCGGGTATTACCGACATGCTTGGCGGCCACCTACCCGCCATGTTTGATAACCTGCCCGCTTCCCTGCCACACATTCAGGCAGGCAAACTCAAAGCACTGGCCGTGGCAGGCAGCGAGCGCAGCCCATCGCTACCCAATGTGCCGACGATCGCCGAGAGCGGTCTCAAAGGCTACGCAGTCGATCCATGGTTCGGCGTATATGGCCCAGCCAAGCTAGATCCAGCCATCACAGCCAAACTCAATACTGCCATCAACCAGGCCCTGAACGATCCTGCCGTCAAGGACAAGCTGGTGCAGGCCGGATTCACCCCTAAGGGGTCCGCGGCCCAGGGCTTCGAAGCGCTGACACAGTCCGAATACAAACGACTGGGCGAGGTGGCACGCAAGGCCCAGATGCAGGTCAACTGACGACACGGCCTCCAGGCGCCTGGCAATAAAGCACCGAAGCCGGGCCTTTCAGCACCTCGACATGTTCCAGAGGCAAAGGTTCTTCCGCGAAGTCGCCGAAACAACCATCCGGGCGAATGCGCAGACCATCCAGGTAGGTTTTGCATTCCGCGAGGAAACCGTGCATGAACAAGTTGTTGGCACTGGCCTGCCCCCTTCCGAGCGCACACCCGGGATGTAGCGCAAGGCTTTATGGAGGGTCTGAATGCCTTGCCCGTTCACTTGTCCGCGAGTGACCACGGACACGGCCTGCGGGGGTCTCGCGCAGGCCGGTGTCGGTCTTGGTGCTGGTCGCCGTCCGCTTGGCAGTCCAGCACACTACGGGACTGGTGGCGGCTTCATGCTCGGCTTGAACCGTCACCCGCACCTCACCCAAGGTGAGATCGTGCCCTGCTGCAGCGCCGGATGTCACTACGGGCATGCACCTGTCATTGCAGGCAGAAGCAATTGCCAGAGAGGGTACGCGTCGAGCCAAATAGCCAAGCAGCCGACCCCGAGGACGAAGTTGCCGCTCAAGCAGTGGTCCGTGATCGGCTGCGTATTCCGGTCAAACTGACCGCGTGTGCCGGTTGTGGCTGACTAGGCTGCTGGTCGTGACCGACTGAGTTCGGCCAAGAGCAGACTGTCGGTTTTGCTAGGAAAAGGTCAGTTTCAGGCATTGCGGCTGTGAACTCTGGACTGACTTTCATGACGCCCTGCTATCGGACGCGCGGAAACACTCGTCCAGTGCGCCCCTGGTAGC
This region of Comamonas thiooxydans genomic DNA includes:
- a CDS encoding TonB-dependent receptor plug domain-containing protein yields the protein MFMHGFLAECKTYLDGLRIRPDGCFGDFAEEPLPLEHVEVLKGPASVLYCQAPGGRVVS
- a CDS encoding carboxymuconolactone decarboxylase family protein, which encodes MTARIAPAQPPFESDIAERIDKTMKGRPPLWLFATLARDPRLARKFFSGSLLDRGHLTIRQREIVIDRTTALCRSEYEWGVHVTGFAKLAELTHEQVRSTVLGSAADACWSDEEKLLIRVCDALHSHCDIDDQLWASLSATFPENALMELLMLAGFYRTVSYLTNALRMPLEDIAERFPTA
- a CDS encoding winged helix-turn-helix transcriptional regulator, which produces MVALDLLGRRTTLRILWELQSGSLTFRALLDACETNTRLLNIRLGELREVGLVDHAEGGYRLTEEGRKLGSALKPLTQWADQWGHRMRDQAKADAAASDSAD
- a CDS encoding tripartite tricarboxylate transporter substrate binding protein — encoded protein: MNRRQILASIAAAGALTTMATARAEAAFPQKPITFVVPYLAGGTTDLVARVVGEHMARTLGQPVVIENKPGAGGNIGMDVVAKSKPDGYTIGFGAISTNALNPHIYKSMAFDPRKDFTAVSMLGYSTIVLEVGKSFPANNVQEFIAYIKANPGLQYGTAGAGTSMHLAGVMFAQMTGLDTVHVPYKGSVPGITDMLGGHLPAMFDNLPASLPHIQAGKLKALAVAGSERSPSLPNVPTIAESGLKGYAVDPWFGVYGPAKLDPAITAKLNTAINQALNDPAVKDKLVQAGFTPKGSAAQGFEALTQSEYKRLGEVARKAQMQVN
- a CDS encoding GreA/GreB family elongation factor, with the protein product MDKLLLQQQVLKRLAEDLLQVEQAARVAHEAATHEENIAENKYDTLGLEASYLAAGQARRAEAIRQAMANWRQFRPLPYNASKGIQLGALICLVDSDDKQQQLFLGPDGGNMKLFIGTELIQVISSKAPLGRDMLGKCEGDEVSIQVAQVRQQFEVLWVH